AGTTGCGAGATTCTTGATTTGGTCTATAATTTTAGTTCCCTCTGTGCTGATAGGGTCCATGTGAACTACAGTGTCAGCACCGGGTAGGAGACTCTGAATCTTCCTCTCAACTTCTCGAGCAATAGCGTGGGCCTTCTCTAAGGATGCGTTCCGGTCGATGGAGACGTTAATATCTACAAAAGCGTCCAGTCCCACCTTCCTTATTCTGACTCGGGTGACCTCCAAGACACCATCACAGCGTTTGGCTTCTTCCTCTATTTTCTTCGGTAGTCCCGGAGGAGCTCTATCTAGGAGAGCATCGGTCGTTCTTCTTCCAAGCCGAAGACCTACCCATATTATAACTATTGCCACTCCTAGAGCTGCAAGGGAATCTACCCATGCATAGCCCAATCTGACAAAGAAAAGACCGACAAGAACAACCGAGGAGCTGAGGACGTCACTGCTAAAATGGAAAGCATCTGCCTCCAAGGCTTGACTTTGATACTTCTTCGCAGTCTTATAAAGAACACGTGACCTAGAAAGGTCAACTATAATCGAGAGCCCCATAACTCCAAAACCGATTAGGCTTGCTTCAACTTGAACGCTCCCTGTAAATAGCCTTCGCAACGCTTCATAAACAATCCATCCACAGGTAGCTAACAGAAGAATTGTTTCTACAAACCCTGCTAGACTCTCGACTTTTCCATGTCCATAGCGGTGTTCCTCATCCGGAGGCTTGGCTGATGTCCTTACTGCATATAGAGTTACTGAGGCTGCACATAGGTCTAGTAATGAGTGTAATCCTTCAGAAATTATGCCTAAGCTACAGGTGAGGATGCCGACTATGATCTTTAAGGATGTTAAGAAGATTGCT
The sequence above is drawn from the Candidatus Bathyarchaeota archaeon genome and encodes:
- a CDS encoding cation-efflux pump, translated to MQREKQSAALTSIIAAIFLTSLKIIVGILTCSLGIISEGLHSLLDLCAASVTLYAVRTSAKPPDEEHRYGHGKVESLAGFVETILLLATCGWIVYEALRRLFTGSVQVEASLIGFGVMGLSIIVDLSRSRVLYKTAKKYQSQALEADAFHFSSDVLSSSVVLVGLFFVRLGYAWVDSLAALGVAIVIIWVGLRLGRRTTDALLDRAPPGLPKKIEEEAKRCDGVLEVTRVRIRKVGLDAFVDINVSIDRNASLEKAHAIAREVERKIQSLLPGADTVVHMDPISTEGTKIIDQIKNLATEIPEIKSVHNIHIREMARKFHLDVHLEVDSKLKVREAHQIASNFEKMLRKEIKNLAEVATHVEPLEEETKSGEDITTTSSPLVREIQRLILQLPEVKDLHKVTIHKANWKYDITLHCKVKDETTTRRAHEIATQIENIIRSRLEDIDHVLVHIEPLVEGTDA